A genomic window from Pseudokineococcus lusitanus includes:
- a CDS encoding Bcr/CflA family efflux MFS transporter gives MTTGPPHAATTAHRAPFRGGAAHRLAPAFWVLVLLSGVSALATDMYLPALPALGADLATGAVGTQLTLTAFLVGLAGGQLALGPVSDAVGRRPLLLAGPLVFLLASVVCTVAPTVEVLVVARFVQGVAGAAGAVCARAVVGDVHRGDEAASRYALLMAIGLLGPVVAPAVGAVVVAAGGWRATFALLVVVGLVQLLGVWRAVPESLPVEERQHGSARATLARMADLLVDRRFRAHVVVACLATVGFFSYIGGSSLVLQDVYGIAPSTYALVFATNGVAMASASFAVTRLVRRWRPVVLRRAGLVLATTSSVLLLATSLLAGPLGADGGVPPFALVWVLLAGLTGGMGLVLPMGLALAQEAGRRSRGTASALGGGLAFSCGAVVIPLTGALSTASVVPMAALMAVGLGAALVASRWAPA, from the coding sequence GTGACGACCGGGCCGCCCCACGCCGCGACCACCGCCCACCGGGCCCCCTTCCGCGGCGGTGCCGCGCACCGCCTCGCGCCCGCCTTCTGGGTGCTCGTGCTGCTCAGCGGCGTCTCCGCGCTGGCCACCGACATGTACCTGCCGGCGCTGCCGGCGCTCGGCGCCGACCTCGCGACCGGGGCCGTCGGCACGCAGCTCACCCTCACGGCCTTCCTCGTGGGGCTGGCCGGCGGCCAGCTGGCGCTGGGACCGGTGAGCGACGCCGTCGGCCGCCGCCCGCTGCTCCTCGCCGGGCCGCTCGTCTTCCTCCTCGCCTCCGTCGTGTGCACCGTGGCGCCGACGGTCGAGGTGCTCGTCGTCGCCCGCTTCGTCCAGGGGGTGGCCGGCGCGGCGGGCGCCGTCTGCGCGCGCGCCGTCGTCGGAGACGTCCACCGCGGCGACGAGGCCGCCTCCCGCTACGCGCTGCTCATGGCCATCGGCCTGCTCGGGCCCGTCGTGGCCCCGGCGGTCGGGGCCGTCGTCGTCGCGGCCGGCGGCTGGCGGGCCACCTTCGCGCTGCTCGTCGTCGTCGGCCTCGTGCAGCTGCTCGGCGTCTGGCGCGCCGTGCCGGAGTCGCTGCCCGTCGAGGAGCGGCAGCACGGATCGGCCCGCGCGACGCTCGCCCGGATGGCCGACCTCCTCGTCGACCGTCGCTTCCGCGCCCACGTCGTCGTCGCGTGCCTCGCGACGGTCGGCTTCTTCAGCTACATCGGCGGCTCGAGCCTCGTGCTCCAGGACGTCTACGGCATCGCCCCGAGCACCTACGCGCTCGTCTTCGCGACCAACGGCGTCGCGATGGCGTCGGCGAGCTTCGCCGTCACGCGCCTCGTCCGCCGGTGGCGGCCGGTGGTGCTGCGCCGCGCCGGCCTCGTGCTCGCCACGACGTCGTCGGTCCTGCTCCTCGCCACCTCGCTGCTGGCCGGTCCGCTCGGGGCCGACGGCGGCGTCCCGCCGTTCGCGCTGGTCTGGGTCCTGCTCGCCGGGCTCACGGGCGGCATGGGCCTCGTCCTGCCCATGGGCCTCGCGCTCGCGCAGGAGGCGGGCCGCCGCTCCCGGGGCACGGCGTCCGCGCTCGGCGGCGGGCTCGCCTTCTCCTGCGGCGCCGTGGTCATCCCGCTGACCGGCGCGCTGAGCACCGCGTCCGTCGTCCCGATGGCCGCGCTCATGGCCGTCGGCCTCGGCGCCGCCCTCGTCGCCTCCCGGTGGGCGCCCGCCTGA
- a CDS encoding malonic semialdehyde reductase, with amino-acid sequence MTHPTTTVPRQGGRRPLLPLEDAGRASLFTDARTANRFTDEPVSDAELAELWELARWAPTSANTQPLRVLFVRTDEGRARLAPHMADGNRARVEGAPAVAVLAVDRRFHDRIPEVMPPMAGLRDVLEADPERRQGMAGFSAAMQAGYVVLAARAVGLGAGPLAGFDADGVDAELFAGTSWHAVLVVTLGHPDEGSYRPRMPRLAAEDVVRWA; translated from the coding sequence ATGACCCACCCCACGACGACCGTGCCGCGCCAGGGCGGTCGGCGGCCGCTGCTGCCCCTCGAGGACGCGGGCCGGGCGAGCCTGTTCACCGACGCCCGCACCGCCAACCGCTTCACCGACGAGCCCGTCTCGGACGCCGAGCTGGCCGAGCTGTGGGAGCTGGCCCGCTGGGCTCCCACCTCCGCCAACACCCAGCCGCTGCGCGTGCTCTTCGTGCGGACGGACGAGGGCCGCGCCCGCCTGGCGCCCCACATGGCGGACGGCAACCGGGCCCGCGTCGAGGGGGCGCCCGCCGTGGCGGTGCTCGCCGTCGACCGGCGCTTCCACGACCGCATCCCCGAGGTCATGCCCCCGATGGCCGGGCTGCGCGACGTCCTCGAGGCGGACCCCGAGCGCCGCCAGGGCATGGCGGGCTTCTCCGCGGCCATGCAGGCCGGCTACGTCGTGCTCGCCGCGCGCGCGGTGGGCCTGGGCGCCGGCCCGCTGGCCGGCTTCGACGCCGACGGCGTGGACGCCGAGCTCTTCGCCGGCACGAGCTGGCACGCGGTGCTCGTCGTCACGCTCGGCCACCCGGACGAGGGCTCCTACCGCCCGCGGATGCCGCGCCTGGCCGCCGAGGACGTCGTGCGCTGGGCCTGA
- a CDS encoding MmcQ/YjbR family DNA-binding protein translates to MDGAAVQQLALRTAEELPGAVLEQPFGPDWDVHKVGGKIFLLTTDLRADAIITVKCRPEDGRSLREEHPAVTPGYHMDKRHWITVRGDDAITAELVEDLVVESYLLVHAGLPRRRRPLLPDHLVRLAGGDARR, encoded by the coding sequence GTGGACGGAGCGGCGGTCCAGCAGCTCGCGCTGCGCACGGCCGAGGAGCTCCCCGGGGCGGTCCTCGAGCAGCCCTTCGGCCCGGACTGGGACGTCCACAAGGTGGGCGGGAAGATCTTCCTGCTGACGACCGACCTGCGCGCGGACGCGATCATCACGGTGAAGTGCCGGCCCGAGGACGGGCGGTCGCTGCGCGAGGAGCACCCCGCCGTCACGCCCGGCTACCACATGGACAAGCGCCACTGGATCACCGTGCGCGGGGACGACGCGATCACCGCGGAGCTCGTCGAGGACCTCGTCGTCGAGTCCTACCTGCTCGTCCACGCCGGCCTGCCGCGGCGCCGGCGCCCCTTGCTGCCGGACCACCTCGTGCGGCTCGCCGGGGGCGACGCGCGCCGGTGA
- a CDS encoding LLM class flavin-dependent oxidoreductase, producing the protein MTTDIPARRPRTGVMLPRDLEASAVLPFARRAEALGFAELWVVEDLGFRGGVAQAAAVLAVTEEIEVGVGVLPAAARNAAFTAMELATLARLFPGRVTPALGHGMPAWMRQVGQWPASPLSTLEAHVTAVRTLLRGGRATVRSPRGGVDLDDVALDPSAVPTAVPPVLTGVRGPRSLALSGRVADGTVLAEPVTPEYARAALAHVAPHREHRLVAYNVAAVDPDPDRAVATARPALEWVGEPDWAPHLAPLPFAEDLAVLRAGCASRQDFTARLPEEWVRRLAVVGTADDARRRLVELADAGVTTSVLLPAGPDPLAALEQLATAL; encoded by the coding sequence ATGACCACCGACATCCCGGCGCGGCGCCCGCGGACCGGCGTGATGCTGCCCCGCGACCTGGAGGCGTCGGCGGTCCTGCCCTTCGCCCGCCGGGCCGAGGCGCTGGGCTTCGCCGAGCTGTGGGTCGTCGAGGACCTCGGCTTCCGGGGCGGCGTGGCGCAGGCGGCGGCGGTGCTCGCGGTCACCGAGGAGATCGAGGTCGGCGTCGGCGTGCTCCCGGCGGCGGCCCGCAACGCGGCCTTCACGGCGATGGAGCTCGCCACGCTCGCGCGGCTCTTCCCGGGGCGGGTCACGCCGGCGCTCGGGCACGGCATGCCGGCGTGGATGCGGCAGGTCGGGCAGTGGCCCGCGAGCCCGCTGTCCACCCTCGAGGCCCACGTGACCGCGGTGCGGACCCTGCTGCGCGGCGGGCGCGCGACCGTCCGGTCGCCGCGGGGCGGCGTCGACCTCGACGACGTCGCCCTCGACCCGTCGGCGGTGCCCACGGCCGTCCCGCCCGTCCTCACCGGCGTCCGGGGCCCCCGCTCCCTCGCCCTGTCCGGGCGCGTGGCCGACGGGACGGTGCTCGCCGAGCCGGTGACCCCCGAGTACGCCCGCGCGGCCCTGGCGCACGTGGCCCCCCACCGCGAGCACCGGCTCGTCGCCTACAACGTCGCCGCCGTGGACCCCGACCCCGACCGGGCCGTCGCCACGGCCCGCCCGGCGCTGGAGTGGGTGGGCGAGCCCGACTGGGCCCCGCACCTCGCGCCGCTGCCCTTCGCCGAGGACCTCGCCGTCCTGCGCGCCGGCTGCGCCTCCCGGCAGGACTTCACCGCACGCCTGCCCGAGGAGTGGGTCCGTCGTCTGGCCGTCGTCGGCACCGCCGACGACGCCCGCCGGCGGCTCGTCGAGCTCGCCGACGCCGGGGTGACGACCTCCGTGCTCCTGCCCGCCGGGCCCGACCCGCTGGCCGCGCTGGAGCAGCTCGCGACGGCGCTCTAG
- a CDS encoding NmrA family NAD(P)-binding protein has translation MLVVTGATGHLGSRVVEQLLDRVPAAEVAVSVRDVAAASALAGRGVRVRAGDFTDPPSLRHAFEGAERVLVVSAAIRGGGAVAANTAALDAARAAGASRVLYTSHQAASRTSLFAAQPAHAATEEHLAGLGVPFTALRNGFYASALAFPLGDALRTGRLEAPADGPVSWTAHADLAEAAATALVDDGVLDGVTPPLTASEAVDLEGVAALLSDITGRDVTRVVVDDDAWAAAAVGRGMPAAAADFALGMYRAARRGEFAVTDPALERLLGRPPVPVRAVLEELVAASS, from the coding sequence GTGCTGGTCGTCACCGGTGCCACGGGGCACCTCGGGTCACGGGTCGTCGAGCAGCTCCTCGACCGCGTGCCGGCCGCCGAGGTCGCGGTCAGCGTCCGCGACGTCGCGGCGGCGTCCGCGCTCGCCGGGCGCGGCGTGCGCGTGCGGGCCGGCGACTTCACCGACCCGCCCTCGCTGCGGCACGCCTTCGAGGGGGCGGAGCGCGTCCTCGTCGTCTCCGCCGCCATCCGCGGCGGCGGTGCGGTCGCCGCCAACACGGCAGCCCTGGACGCCGCCCGGGCCGCCGGCGCCTCCCGCGTGCTCTACACGAGCCACCAGGCCGCCTCCCGCACCTCGCTGTTCGCCGCGCAGCCCGCGCACGCGGCCACCGAGGAGCACCTGGCAGGTCTGGGCGTCCCCTTCACCGCGCTGCGCAACGGCTTCTACGCGAGCGCCCTGGCGTTCCCCCTCGGCGACGCCCTCCGGACGGGCCGGCTCGAGGCCCCGGCGGACGGCCCCGTGTCGTGGACCGCGCACGCCGACCTCGCCGAGGCGGCGGCGACGGCCCTCGTGGACGACGGGGTGCTGGACGGCGTGACGCCGCCCCTCACGGCGTCCGAGGCGGTCGACCTCGAGGGCGTCGCGGCGCTCCTGTCCGACATCACCGGGAGGGACGTGACCCGGGTGGTCGTCGACGACGACGCGTGGGCCGCGGCCGCCGTCGGGCGGGGGATGCCGGCCGCGGCCGCCGACTTCGCCCTCGGCATGTACCGGGCGGCTCGGCGGGGCGAGTTCGCCGTGACCGACCCCGCGCTGGAGCGGCTGCTCGGACGCCCGCCCGTGCCCGTCCGTGCCGTGCTCGAGGAGCTCGTGGCCGCGTCGTCGTGA
- a CDS encoding TetR/AcrR family transcriptional regulator, whose translation MAGTRTDGTAGPGAVRPEARSVVLDAAARLLSSRGVDAVTTRAVAQEAGVQAPTLYRLFGDKDGLLDALAERVMATYVAATASAAADEEREGGDPVADLRSAWDAHVAFGLAHPDLYALLTARALPRPSAATAAGVDVLRRRLHRLAVAGRLRVDERRALLMVHAAGSGTVLALRGRPAGTGDEGLPDAMFAAVAAQVLDDAPAAVAAPGAPAVAFATTVPTLPGLTEAERGLLTEWLDRSARAAPEG comes from the coding sequence GTGGCAGGCACCCGGACGGACGGCACGGCGGGCCCCGGGGCGGTGCGCCCGGAGGCGCGGTCGGTCGTCCTCGACGCGGCGGCGCGGCTGCTCTCGTCCCGTGGCGTCGACGCCGTCACGACGCGGGCCGTCGCGCAGGAGGCCGGCGTCCAGGCGCCGACCCTCTACCGTCTCTTCGGCGACAAGGACGGGCTGCTCGACGCGCTCGCCGAGAGGGTCATGGCCACCTACGTGGCCGCCACCGCGTCGGCCGCGGCCGACGAGGAGCGCGAGGGGGGCGACCCCGTCGCGGACCTCAGGTCGGCGTGGGACGCCCACGTGGCCTTCGGCCTGGCGCACCCAGACCTCTACGCGCTGCTGACGGCGCGGGCCCTGCCCCGCCCGTCCGCCGCGACCGCGGCCGGCGTCGACGTCCTCCGCCGGCGGCTGCACCGGCTGGCCGTGGCGGGCCGTCTGCGCGTCGACGAGCGCCGCGCGCTCCTCATGGTCCACGCCGCCGGGTCGGGCACCGTCCTCGCCCTGCGGGGCCGACCCGCCGGCACCGGCGACGAGGGTCTGCCCGACGCGATGTTCGCCGCCGTCGCGGCGCAGGTGCTCGACGACGCCCCGGCGGCCGTCGCGGCGCCGGGCGCGCCGGCGGTGGCCTTCGCGACGACGGTGCCGACGCTCCCCGGGCTCACCGAGGCCGAGCGCGGTCTGCTGACGGAGTGGCTGGACCGCTCGGCGAGGGCTGCACCGGAGGGCTGA
- a CDS encoding putative bifunctional diguanylate cyclase/phosphodiesterase: MATAVVATASIADRLDEAEAAGAAADQVRLITVVDDLRRAVDVEALSVVALDLAVDGEATDDAVRRVALHDLAAESSAARRATDRAVDALAATAADLSADGASAPSTSAATVSARLLTARSAADQSTTGTATTAQAYLSLSDTLGVVQQRTAAQVAAGALSARSTQAVQDLERVLQLERLAGQEAVSMLAARTADGAGDPATGAVAPGPDDAQERWLATWGAYTQLAGRSESLSTPQLRVAWRSALTAGPVQRLDADLTLAAGDGRAGPQRAPEADELLDLGRAVRARDGHLAALVEQASSAVGAAVTADAAGATSRAWLTAALGLAALAVGGAGALTQARWLSRAVRRLAEAARRITAGELIAVPVHGPGELRDAARALADAVSGLDHVQAQARAIARGDLETAMAAAPLPGPLGEVVRASLGRITATMHSRDELRSSLAHQAVHDALTGLPNRARAVALVTDALGRSRATGSTTGLLFVDLDGFKKVNDAHGHAAGDHVLRVVAQRLAAAVRPGDVVARLGGDEFVVLVEDVRAPQDLVLLGRRLVGTVSAPVLSWSTTPAAADTPTTATTLRVGASVGVALGRGDGATADASATDALLAEADTAVYRAKAGGRGRVEVFDDALRAEMTWRSTLEAQLRAGLAADELHLVYQPVVDLRTGATVGYEALARWDRPGSGPVPPDVFVPVAEASTLVCELGRWVLRTATTQLAAWRSQGLAPTATVAVNLSGRHVADPGVVDDVRTALERSGLAPGDLVVEVTETVLVDDTAATAHMARLRDLGVTVAIDDFGTGYTAIGQLARTPADVLKVDRGFVASDDPAHHRLVTLITHAAHAFGMSVVVEGVEHPSQLERCRADGADRAQGYLFSRPRTVKELFPSGAPAPRTPRVSTVPRQLPADDGVVHGGR; the protein is encoded by the coding sequence GTGGCGACCGCCGTGGTGGCCACCGCGTCGATCGCCGACCGTCTGGACGAGGCGGAGGCGGCCGGGGCCGCGGCGGACCAGGTGCGTCTCATCACCGTCGTCGACGACCTCCGGAGGGCCGTGGACGTCGAGGCCCTCTCCGTCGTGGCGCTCGACCTCGCGGTCGACGGCGAGGCCACCGACGACGCCGTGCGCCGGGTGGCGCTGCACGACCTGGCGGCCGAGAGCTCCGCCGCACGTCGGGCGACCGACCGGGCGGTCGACGCGCTGGCCGCGACCGCGGCCGACCTGTCCGCCGACGGGGCCTCCGCACCGTCGACCAGCGCCGCCACCGTGAGCGCCCGGCTGCTGACCGCCCGGTCGGCCGCCGACCAGAGCACCACCGGGACCGCGACGACGGCGCAGGCCTACCTCTCCCTGTCCGACACGTTGGGGGTGGTCCAGCAGCGCACCGCGGCCCAGGTCGCCGCGGGAGCGCTGAGCGCGCGCAGCACGCAGGCGGTCCAGGACCTCGAGCGCGTCCTGCAGCTGGAGCGGTTGGCCGGCCAGGAGGCCGTGTCGATGCTGGCCGCGAGGACCGCCGACGGGGCCGGCGACCCGGCCACGGGGGCGGTCGCCCCGGGGCCGGACGACGCGCAGGAGAGGTGGCTGGCGACGTGGGGGGCCTACACGCAGCTGGCCGGGCGCTCGGAGTCACTGTCGACCCCGCAGCTGCGCGTGGCCTGGCGGTCCGCCCTGACGGCCGGGCCCGTGCAGCGGCTGGACGCCGACCTCACCCTGGCCGCGGGCGACGGCCGCGCCGGCCCGCAGCGGGCTCCCGAGGCCGACGAGCTGCTCGACCTCGGACGTGCCGTCCGGGCCCGGGACGGGCACCTCGCCGCCCTGGTGGAGCAGGCGTCCTCCGCCGTTGGGGCGGCCGTCACGGCCGACGCCGCCGGTGCGACGTCGAGGGCGTGGTTGACCGCCGCGCTCGGGCTGGCCGCCCTGGCGGTCGGCGGGGCCGGCGCCCTGACGCAGGCGAGGTGGCTCTCCCGGGCGGTGCGACGCCTTGCGGAGGCGGCCCGTCGCATCACGGCCGGAGAGCTCATCGCCGTGCCCGTGCACGGCCCCGGCGAGCTGCGGGACGCCGCCCGCGCCCTGGCCGACGCCGTCTCCGGTCTCGACCACGTGCAGGCCCAGGCTCGCGCCATCGCCCGTGGCGACCTCGAGACCGCGATGGCGGCCGCGCCCCTCCCCGGTCCCCTCGGCGAGGTCGTCCGCGCGTCGCTGGGCCGGATCACCGCGACCATGCACTCGCGCGACGAGCTGCGGTCGAGCCTGGCCCACCAGGCCGTCCACGACGCGCTCACCGGGCTGCCGAACCGTGCGAGAGCGGTCGCCCTCGTGACCGACGCCCTGGGGCGCTCCCGCGCGACGGGCTCGACGACCGGGCTGCTCTTCGTGGACCTGGACGGCTTCAAGAAGGTCAACGACGCCCACGGCCACGCGGCAGGTGACCACGTCCTCCGCGTCGTGGCGCAGCGCCTCGCCGCCGCGGTACGGCCCGGGGACGTCGTCGCCCGTCTCGGCGGCGACGAGTTCGTCGTCCTCGTCGAGGACGTCCGCGCGCCGCAGGACCTGGTGCTCCTGGGCCGCCGCCTCGTCGGCACGGTCAGCGCACCGGTCCTCTCGTGGTCGACGACGCCCGCGGCCGCCGACACCCCGACGACCGCGACGACGCTGCGCGTCGGGGCCAGCGTCGGCGTCGCCCTCGGCCGCGGCGACGGGGCGACCGCCGACGCCTCGGCCACCGACGCCCTGCTGGCCGAGGCCGACACCGCCGTCTACCGCGCCAAGGCCGGTGGCCGCGGCCGGGTCGAGGTCTTCGACGACGCCCTGCGGGCCGAGATGACGTGGCGGAGCACCCTCGAGGCGCAGCTGCGCGCCGGCCTCGCCGCGGACGAGCTGCACCTCGTCTACCAACCGGTGGTCGACCTCCGGACGGGCGCCACCGTGGGCTACGAGGCGCTCGCGCGCTGGGACCGCCCCGGGTCCGGTCCCGTCCCGCCGGACGTCTTCGTCCCCGTCGCCGAGGCGTCCACGCTGGTCTGCGAGCTGGGTCGCTGGGTCCTGCGCACGGCCACGACGCAGCTCGCGGCGTGGCGCTCGCAGGGACTCGCCCCGACCGCGACGGTCGCCGTCAACCTCTCCGGTCGCCACGTCGCCGACCCCGGCGTGGTCGACGACGTGCGTACCGCCCTGGAGCGGTCGGGGCTGGCTCCCGGGGACCTCGTGGTCGAGGTGACCGAGACGGTCCTCGTCGACGACACGGCGGCGACGGCCCACATGGCCCGGCTGCGCGACCTCGGGGTGACGGTCGCCATCGACGACTTCGGCACGGGGTACACCGCCATCGGGCAGCTCGCCCGGACCCCCGCGGACGTGCTGAAGGTCGACCGCGGGTTCGTGGCGTCGGACGACCCGGCCCACCACCGTCTCGTCACCCTCATCACGCACGCGGCCCACGCCTTCGGCATGTCCGTGGTGGTGGAGGGCGTCGAGCACCCGTCCCAGCTCGAGCGCTGCCGGGCCGACGGCGCCGACCGGGCGCAGGGCTACCTCTTCTCGCGGCCCCGGACGGTGAAGGAGCTCTTCCCGTCCGGGGCGCCCGCACCGCGCACGCCCCGCGTCTCCACCGTCCCCCGCCAGCTCCCGGCGGACGACGGGGTGGTGCACGGAGGACGCTGA
- a CDS encoding dihydrofolate reductase family protein, with translation MNVSLDGYVATPDGDLGWASVDDELFRWWSDRVAGTGTTLYGRRLWEAMAGHWPTADRQPGVTPLHAEYARRWRAVPKVVFSTTTAPLDGDARLVAGDAVAEMTRLKEEDGGPLDVGGATLAAAAVRAGLVDEYVLVTHPVLLGGGTPFFPAPGVRADLDLVETRPFPGRVLLTRYATRR, from the coding sequence ATGAACGTGAGCCTCGACGGCTACGTCGCCACGCCCGACGGCGACCTCGGCTGGGCGTCGGTGGACGACGAGCTGTTCCGGTGGTGGTCCGACCGCGTGGCCGGGACCGGGACGACGCTCTACGGGCGCCGGCTGTGGGAGGCGATGGCCGGCCACTGGCCGACCGCCGACCGGCAGCCCGGCGTGACGCCGCTCCACGCCGAGTACGCGCGCCGCTGGCGCGCGGTGCCGAAGGTCGTCTTCTCGACGACGACCGCCCCGCTCGACGGGGACGCGCGCCTCGTCGCCGGGGACGCCGTCGCCGAGATGACCCGTCTCAAGGAGGAGGACGGCGGCCCCCTCGACGTGGGCGGGGCCACGCTCGCCGCGGCGGCCGTGCGGGCGGGCCTCGTCGACGAGTACGTCCTCGTCACCCACCCGGTCCTCCTGGGCGGCGGCACGCCGTTCTTCCCCGCGCCGGGCGTCCGGGCGGACCTCGACCTCGTCGAGACGCGGCCGTTCCCGGGCCGTGTGCTCCTCACGCGGTACGCGACGCGGCGCTGA
- the kdpA gene encoding potassium-transporting ATPase subunit KdpA, with translation MSVLAALATVALLVAALLLVQRPLGAHIARTLTSGRHLLPERVVYRVAGVDPDADMRWAVYARSVLVFSAVGVLLLYGLQRLQPVLPLALGLPGVEPATAWNTAVSFVTNTNWQSYSGEAVMGHLVQAAGLAVQNFVSAAVGLCVAVALVRGFTRSRTDRLGSFWADLVRVCVRVLLPLSLVAAVVMLLGGVVQNLAAPTAVPTLTGGEQVLVGGPVASQEAIKELGTNGGGFYNANSAHPFEGPTAWVSLFQVFLLLVVPFSMPAALGRLVGDRRQGRLVLAVMGGLWLATVALVTWAEAVGAGAAPQAAGAALEGKEVRFGTALSALFAASTTGTSTGAVNAFHDSFTAPGGGVVLLNMLLGEVSPGGVGSGLYGLLVAAVVAVFVAGLMVGRTPELLGKKIGPPQVVLVALYVLTMPALVLVGAALTAGVPALTDASVQDAGPHGLSEVLYAYASAANNNGSAFAGFGAATTYQNTALGLVMLVGRFVPLVLVLALAGSLARQQVVPRTAGTLPTTTPVFGGLLAVVVLLVAGLTFVPALALAPLAETFS, from the coding sequence GTGAGCGTCCTCGCGGCCCTCGCCACGGTCGCCCTCCTCGTCGCCGCCCTCCTCCTCGTCCAGCGTCCGCTGGGCGCGCACATCGCCCGCACGCTGACGAGCGGGCGTCACCTGCTCCCCGAGCGCGTGGTCTACCGCGTGGCCGGCGTCGACCCCGACGCCGACATGCGGTGGGCCGTCTACGCCCGGTCGGTCCTCGTCTTCTCCGCCGTCGGCGTCCTGCTCCTCTACGGGCTCCAGCGCCTCCAGCCGGTGCTGCCGCTCGCGCTGGGCCTGCCCGGTGTCGAGCCGGCGACGGCGTGGAACACCGCGGTCTCCTTCGTCACCAACACCAACTGGCAGTCGTACTCGGGCGAGGCCGTCATGGGCCACCTCGTCCAGGCCGCCGGGCTCGCGGTGCAGAACTTCGTCTCCGCCGCCGTCGGTCTCTGCGTCGCCGTCGCGCTCGTGCGGGGGTTCACCCGCTCCCGGACCGACCGGCTCGGCAGCTTCTGGGCCGACCTCGTCCGGGTCTGCGTCCGCGTCCTCCTGCCGCTGTCCCTCGTCGCCGCGGTCGTCATGCTCCTCGGCGGCGTGGTGCAGAACCTCGCGGCCCCCACCGCCGTCCCGACCCTCACGGGCGGCGAGCAGGTGCTCGTCGGCGGTCCGGTCGCCTCGCAGGAGGCCATCAAGGAGCTCGGCACCAACGGCGGCGGCTTCTACAACGCCAACTCGGCGCACCCCTTCGAGGGGCCGACCGCCTGGGTCAGCCTCTTCCAGGTCTTCCTCCTGCTGGTCGTCCCCTTCTCGATGCCCGCCGCCCTGGGCAGGCTCGTCGGCGACCGCCGGCAGGGCCGGCTCGTGCTGGCCGTCATGGGCGGTCTGTGGCTCGCCACGGTCGCGCTCGTCACCTGGGCGGAGGCCGTCGGGGCGGGGGCCGCGCCCCAGGCCGCCGGTGCCGCCCTCGAGGGCAAGGAGGTCCGCTTCGGCACCGCCCTGTCCGCCCTCTTCGCGGCCTCGACCACCGGCACCTCGACGGGCGCCGTCAACGCCTTCCACGACAGCTTCACCGCCCCCGGCGGCGGCGTCGTGCTCCTGAACATGCTGCTCGGCGAGGTCTCCCCGGGCGGCGTCGGCTCGGGCCTCTACGGCCTGCTCGTCGCCGCCGTCGTCGCCGTCTTCGTCGCCGGCCTCATGGTCGGGCGCACGCCCGAGCTGCTCGGCAAGAAGATCGGCCCGCCGCAGGTCGTCCTCGTCGCGCTCTACGTCCTCACGATGCCCGCCCTCGTGCTCGTCGGGGCGGCGCTGACCGCGGGCGTCCCCGCGCTGACGGACGCCTCCGTGCAGGACGCCGGGCCGCACGGCCTCTCGGAGGTCCTCTACGCCTACGCCTCCGCGGCCAACAACAACGGCTCCGCCTTCGCCGGCTTCGGCGCGGCGACGACGTACCAGAACACCGCGCTCGGCCTCGTCATGCTCGTCGGCCGCTTCGTGCCGCTCGTGCTCGTGCTGGCGCTGGCCGGCTCCCTCGCCCGCCAGCAGGTCGTCCCGCGCACCGCGGGGACGCTGCCGACCACCACGCCCGTCTTCGGCGGCCTCCTCGCCGTCGTCGTCCTCCTCGTCGCCGGGCTCACCTTCGTCCCGGCCCTCGCCCTGGCACCCCTCGCGGAGACCTTCTCGTGA